The window ATAAAACACGGTTTAGTGTCCTTTATGGTTTGTTAAGTGTCCCCTCCAGTTCTATTTTTAGACTAAAAATTTGTAACCAGTTTTATCTGTGTATATTTGAGGAAAATAAGCTTTCCTTTTTGCCTTTCTTGGTATGCAGGTCATTAATGCTCTCCACATTACCAATCCTGATATTGTCCCTCACTCTACTAGTACTTGTCAACATTGTCAACTTGGGAACTGTTGTGAATGCAACAATCTCCGCAGCAAGTGTTGTGGTCTATCTCTGCTGCTTCGTCATGGCGTTTGGAGTAATCCCGAACATTCTATGCGCGGAGATCTTCCCTACGCGTGTCCGTGGCCTCTGCATTGCCATTTGTGCCCTTGCACTCTGGATTGGAGACATCATCATCACTTACTCATTTCCTGTCCTGCTCTCTTCTGTTGGATTCGCCGGTGTCTTCGGCATCTATGTTGTCGGGTGCATCGTTTCCTGGATATTTGTTTACTTGAAGGTGCCTGAGACGAAGGGCATGCCTTTAGAAGTTATATCCGAGTTCTTTGCTGCAGGTGTAAAACCAGCTACTGCTGATACATCTGCGGATTCCAATGATAAGTGATTTGATTGTTTAGAGAGTTTGaaagtttggtttggttttagaCTGGGATTATGACTACAGGTGaaagtttggtttggttttagaCTGGGATTATGACTACAGAATTTGAGTTGGAGAAAGTGCTTATGAGCGGATTGCTTTTTTTGAAAGTGATTTTGTAATCATCACTATCCCTCCCTTAATGCCGCACAAGTATCTTTGATGCCAAAGTATCAATTCTCTTGGGTCATAGACTCTAAGGTGACATGTTTTGTTCGACTAGTTGCACTTCTTATAAGCTTCAGAAATCCCTTCAAGCATATTCCAAAGTACTAATTGAAGTTTAAAACAGCCTACTTAACCAAACGTGCATCTCaccatttagtactacgatatagtagtattctttttcacttgtaaatgagaggttttagattcgattctcgccaaaggcaaatttgaaccacattattgctagctcattgtgaggctaggCCCACCCactcccctttagtgtagataatatcgtttgttaaaaaaaaaaaaaaaaaaaaaaaaaaaccaaacttgTATCCCATTAGACGGATATTATTGCAAACACTCTTGTTAATTATAATAATCATATACCAAATAACTGAATACGGCTCACCAAAATTCTTACCAAAGTATTTATTGTTAATCATGAAACTAATCAAAATCAAGTTACTCGTGAgtaacaatttttctttttacaaaacTCGTGTCTAATATTAATTCGACCTACATACTAGCCTATCGATATTATTTAACTcgtaataatttattttacaaaGGATAAATCACTAATTTTATATATTCAAAACGTACATTATATACAACTAAGTTTGAACTAGATTATTTAAGTTTGTATCAAATGAATTTACAATGTCACttaaaatttgaaggaaaaaggaagaaaagaaaagaaaccccACCCTAAGAGCGAGTCGTCACTTATTCAATTGAAGGTGTGCAAAACCAAGCACTTGGTTTCAATGTCGAGCTTTGCCCCACCTCCTTCTTTGGTTCTGAATTCATATCCTACTTCTCTGACATTTGAACTTTGTTCTTGCTGGTCATCGAGTGGTGGTTATGCAATGAGGTTTGGCTTCTCCTTTCGGTTTGCAGGTTTATTGGTGataattttcagttttgttttggtttttatgATGTTGTTGTTATGTGTTTtagtattgttatttatttggGGCTTGTAAAGGTCTGTGTATGGCCTGAAGTAAGGGTGAATAATTGTTATTTTGTtgtgcaaatctggttatgtgGATTGTTGCCTGTTTCTGGTTTTCGAGCGACTGCGGAGGATGATTCCTCACCTAGGcttttagggggcgtttgtttgccttCACTAAGTCGGACTggattggactggactagctattagtccaataccgtgtttgttccatgctgggactaacattaatgagactaaaggggactagcatggacaaaacctttcactaagaggtcttagcgagacccctcaataaccatgggactagctaagactatcctctctttctcgtcctcgtcatgcttaacgaccactcccgacagactcctcgtcatctccggtcacctagatcaatcattaactttccgactctcttttAGATTCATTTCACAACTAACTTTCacataaaatataccaaattgaagctgggagtgacaagattacgattttacctgaatcgaggccaaaatgtggtcggaaaatggcctggaagtctcggcttgtttgggcttcttcaaatccatgacagattcgagcatgtaaagctaagatctcggtccagggatggtgatgaattttttggcggtgctaacttcatccaatttaacgagggttAGCTGAAAAatacatcgggaaacctgcaactcgtcgggaaaattggagccgtgaggttctgttcgaacaacgcatagctagagagggagggaggacagagaaatagagactgaaatcaataaggagtttgaccaggaatgagaaaaagacatgaattgagaggtctgagaggaaaaaaagagggagagggagggacgatgagagaagaggaagagagtgggatggaaatggtaggaaaagatggagaaaaagataagatcataataaaatattaataatttaatattaaataatataatattagaatttgttattatccagcttcttagtccaatattgcaccaaacgcttcattaAGTTAGTACaatttagtctagtctaagccagtccagcttagtcattgaagctaatccagtccgagatagtccgatgcaacaaacgcccccttagggtgtgtttgtttcaCCTTCTTAAGTGGGACTGGACTAGCTAGGATTATTGTCCCATATTTGGTATGCTTGGGGACTAACTTAAGTGGGACTAATCCGGACTCGTGTGGACTATCTCCTTCGCTAGGTCGTCTTAGCGAAGCCCCCCGAAAACCACAGGATTGCTAAGACCTACTTCGTCTCCTTTGCGCCGCTTGGCGTCCTCCTTATGCGAAGACCTTGCTTCGTCTGCATTGCGTCCTCTCTCCAACGAGATCACAACACCACACCAAGACCATTCCCTATGTTCGAATCCGAGAGAACTACGGCGATATTCTCGGCGACCCGACCAAATTGCAACTGCATAAAGCTCTAACAATGACTTCTGTGCTGCAAACCTCCGAGGAAGGTCCCGCTCTTGCCGTTGTCCGATTCCTCTGAGCTCGCCTAGGCCCTCGCCGTTAGACAAAGAAAGAGAGCTTGACATATTCAAATTTACCCAGTACTCAAAtccccaaattcaattcaaacatgCAAATTTGCAGAAGaatcttgaattctttgatgaaaataaaaaggtgaGAAAAACTCGGAAGAATCACCTGAAATTCTATTAGTTCGTTTCTCTTGATTCTAAGTTGTGAATATTGATTTGGGATTGTTAATGGTGTTGCTTGagattataatatatatatatatatatatgtatatatgtttgaGAATTGGGATAGCAATTTTAATTCGTCGTATTCTATATATGTGTTTGAATGAATTATATATTACTGTATATCAAATCGTTGCTCAAAGGCCGTGGTTGCCATTGAGGTTGCAGACTTAGATGGGTTTGCTTCGATTCTATATCCGTGAGATGACCAAATGCTCAAAGTTCATGTAACGTAATGCATCAATGGATATCTTCTcgatttggaaatatttgattgtGGTTTGCTTGCTGCTGACTACATTTTGTTTCTGCTGGGTTGAATTTTCTGTTCTATGGGGTATTTGGGTTCTCTTGATTCATTGGAAATATTCAATTATGGGttgtaaaatgtaatttgaggttttcaaattgatttttttggtcATGCACATACAAGTGAAAGATTTGAATTTTCCGGAGTGGTGATCATCTAGTTATGATTTTTCTAGAATTTGGATGTTAGGATTTGGACTTTGCAGAAAATGTTGACGTTggggttcaatttttttgtatttgcataaaattttgttattataATTCTTCTTAGTCTGACATTGCACAAAACGTTACTAGTCCATCTTAGTCTAGCATAAGCCAGTCCAATTTAGTCTCTGAAGTGAGTCCAGTCCGAGACAGTCCGgtacaacaaacgcacccttaggGTTTTCTCTATTAGTCACCTTGGAGCCCTTTTGGAGGATCTGTTTTGAGTTGAAACAGTTTCATGTTTATTTCCCTTATGTACTATTTGTAACTTGCTACAACAAAGAACCTTTACTCATGCTCTATTTGCATAAGAAGCGTCTTCTTTTTGTACGCCGATATTTGATGTAATATGTTCATTTGACTTTATTTTAGGAAATTTCTCAagtctgaaaaataaaaaataaaaaaagaaagccGAGCCCTGTTGCCGTGTAGCACTTGCAATAGGAAAGTCTGATGAGAAAGTCAGTCATTGTCTACATCAAATTGAGGtcgaagaattagggttttagatCTGCGAAGATCTAACTTAATCACTCTCCGAAATTAATCCGAGAAATGGAAGCTCAAGCAAAAGAAGGAGACTCTCTGGAGAAGCGGCCCGGCATCTTCTTCCTTGGTTCCCCCGGCGTCGGCAAACGCTCTCTTATTTCTCgtaatccctctctctctctctctctctctctctctctctctcctttgaCCGCTATTAGATTCGTGATCTGTTGATTCCAGGATTACTGggtttggattttgacgacgctTCTGATTCGTCATCGTCGTCATCTCAGCTGGTGGTTAATGGgtatgtaaattttttaattttgcgaTCAAAGAATTCAATTTTTAGGAATTTTGGGAACAAGAATACAATTTTTAGGAATTTTGAGAACAAAGAACtcgtttgtaattatttttaaatgtgaattttgatgagttttgtgttggaaaaaTTAGATGGAATATCTCTACAAAGTACTATACTGCTGATGTTTCGGTATGGATGGCTCATCTCCATGACGAATTTTCGATTGAGACCCTCCCAATGTATGACCAGTTGGCTGCCTTGATCTTGGTTTTCGACACAACTGAGGTTTCTGTCTCTTGCCGTTGCCCCTCACTCGTTGTCACTTTGTTTAGCATGATTTATTGATTCGTTTTATATCAATTTGCTTACACTATGCTGCAGTTGGCGTCTTTGTCTGCACTTCAGAAATGGGTGTCCCGAACTGATCTTCAAAAGTTCGATATACTAGTATGTGTAGGGAATAAGGTTGATCTTGTTCCGGGTCACCCAGTTCATGCTGTATATAGAAGACAATTGCAGAAGCTTGGAGACCCGTTTGCTGATGACGGTCCGGCTTTCACTGTGTATGGAATCTCCGAGGCTGAAGGAAGCAGTTTATTGGGGGATGACGAGCCACCTTGGGAGGCTAGGCACACGTGTTTGGAATGGTGCACTGAGCATAACATTGAGTTCGTCGAAGCTTGTGCTTCAAATGCTGATTTTGACAAATGTAAGGCAACTCTTCTTTCTGACATATTTATGGCAAGATTTATGCAAAAGTGGGGAATAAAAGTACCCTGCTCAAAAGTGAAACATTCATGGTACAATTATGACGATCGAAGTATATTGTCACTCggtgtttgataaaattttaagGGTTGGGTTTAGAAGTTGTAGCAGACTCAATTTCAGGGTCCATTCACAACTTCATAATCGCTGTAGTGGATGACCATgataatcaaattttaagggcaTACGGTTGTGACATAAGTCTTTGTATGCTGAAGCGATTTAGGAGAGTAAGACTTTTACATCATATATACCCGAGTAAGAAAGAGAGTACATCTTGAGTTCACGTGTCATtttcaatattaaaaagaaTTGATTCGCctgtgaaaattaaaaaaacgttATATCATGGTGAATGAACATGTCGATTGCACAGTACACCCAATGTCTGTTTTGGAAGATATTTTTAgttaaaggttttttttatttttatttttattttttacaggTTTGTCAGTTGATGGCGATTCACAAGGTATTGAACGGCTTTTTGGTGCTCTTTCTGCACACATGTGGCCTGGAATGATTTTGAAATCAGGCGATAAGATTGCTGAACCATCACTACCTGAAAGAGGAGAAGGTTATATATTCTATACCGCTTACATCTGGtttatatactatattttatattaagtagaattttaaatgtttgaaatttgaatcctCTCTGCTAGACTTGTCAGACGAAGAATCTGATTATGAATTTGAGTATGAAGTCCTCTCTGCGGGTTCAGCTGACCCATTTGATGACACGGAAGAATGGGTTTCTGCAAATGGTTTTGCTGGACCTTCAGATATGCGAGGACTGGCTGCTCAAAGTAATCTTGTCCTAAAATGCAAAGAAGAGAATGGAACCAGCTGTGGTAAGCAGGAGTCCCATGCCTCAACCTCGACAGCTGCGTTGGATGATGGTATCAACAAAGGAGGGGTATCCAATGCAGAAAAACCTGACCAAGACACAGAACTTGACCAAGCCCAAGAACCAGATGAGGGTTCGAATGTTGAATTTGAGGATTTGGAACAGTTGATGTCTGAGATTGGGAACATGCGTGACAGTTTGAGATTGATGCCCGATTTTCAGAGACGAGATATGGCTGCAAAGCTGGCCATGAAAATGGCTACGATGTTCGGGGGCGGCAGTGATGATGAAGTGGAAAGTATCGGCGAGTAAAGTCCATCAGCGTTTAAGAGGTGTAAGTAATTACACATCCCTGAATCTCCTCCTTATACTTTTGTCCACAAGCTGTTAAGGAAAGGGGAATCGGGAGTCTTCTTTACGAAAAGAACGAGATAGGTTGAGCTTTGTGGAAATATTTTGTGCTTCATTTGCCTGCTCTCTTGTACTGCATAAGGAGGTTCAGAATAGTCAATACCTATTACCCGTGCCCGAACCGAGCTGCTAGAAACTTATGTGTTTAATGAAACAGTGGAAATGTTAGGATTGTATTCGAAATTGGAGGGAAGAATCAATTAGATATCTTCTTGTAAACGTTTTTGTATAAGCACAAGTACCTGTGGTGTGATGATGTTGCAAAACTTTGATATGTgaaccaacatacaaattagAACTTTCCTCCAATGATTGCTGCAATTCTTACTTAGAGATCACCCCAAAAATAGAGAATAGAGTGGCTTCAGTGCTAAGTAGCAGCCGTTAGATTTCATTTTCACATAtgtcaaaaatattttattctcAATTTGAGTCATTTATTTTTCGTTTCACTTGGTGCTGCGTACTTCTACGAAGTTGAAAACCACCAATCGCAACGCAAAAGAGGGGTAGGAGTGCTggtattattatttcttatgaTGGTAGGAGGCGTAAACATAGAGAGTTGCCAAATTTGACTGCCGCATTTGGCAGCTCTTGACAACCCGAAAGGTGGTGTGAACAATGCGCGGATAAAATCTTCCCCATCATATGTATGCAATCATAAGAGAGAGGACACAGTTGTATGCAACTGACAACATCCGAGAACTTTCTCTAGTGAATATGAATGTTAAGCCGGAGAAAATTTATTTATCACTAATTTTATGAAACCACTAGACAGATGACACATTGTATATGATCGATACATTTGAGAATCTTCTCTAATCTGTGTGAGTTTTTGTCAAAGAAAGTTTACTCTATCACCGAACGTATATGATCATGAAAAAGATATCATACGTATTGTATGTCATTAGTAAAATTCGAGAATTTCTCCAATACATGAGCGAGAGATCTTGACCAAGACACAGAACTTGACATCTCCGTTATATAATAAGAAGTATCGGCAGTGGTGATGAAGTGGAAAGCATTGGCAAGTAAGTACTGGTTTCGTACTGAggtacttttataaaaagtggttataaaaaaaactgagctaaaaaaaatgtttggcaaacacttaaaaacagcttattttcacagttttggatgaaaaaaaagctgaaaacgtgaagcagcaaaaatgagcttattctcacagcatagtagaagcagttttttttcaaagcacaacaataacAAACCAGCAGCTTTTAAAAAGTGCAAGTAATTGCACATCCCTGAGTCTCCTTGTACTTTTGTCCACAAGCTGTTAAGGAAAGGGGAGTCTTCTTTACGAAAAGGAAAGATAGGATGAGCTTTTTGGATATATTTTGTGCTTCATATACTCTGATCTCTTGTACTGCATAAGGAGGTTCAGAAGTCAATACTAATTACCCGTGCCCGAACTGAGTTGCGTGCTCGAACTGAGTTGCTAGAAACTTATTTGTTCAATGAAACAGTGGAAATGTTAGGATTGTATTCGAATATCGGAGGGAAGAATCAATTAGATATCTTCTTGTAAACATTTTTGTATGATCACGAGTAGCTGTGGTCTCATACGTTGCATGATGATGTTCCTAAACTTTGCTATGGAATCAACATACAAATTAGAAATTTCCTCCAGTGTGTAGCTTCAACGTTACGTAGCACTTAGTTTATGGGTGTTTTAGCCAttagattttagttttaatCTCAGTCATTTATTTCTCgtatcacttagtattacgtattattaaaaaaaagaaattggttTCTTTGTGCAAATTATTTTACTTGAAAAAAATTACTCAGATGGAACTTTTACCAAGTTGAAAATCACCAATCACAGCTCACAAGAGTGGTAGGAGTGCTGGTTTACTAtttcttatgatggtagaaGCCGTAAACTTAGAGAGTTGCCAAATTGGACTGCCTCATTTGGTAGTTCTTGACAACCCGAAAGGTGGCGTGAACAACGCGTGGAGAAAATCTTCCCTATCACATGTATGCAATCATAGGAGAGAGCACATAGTTGTGTGCAACAAACAACATTCGAGAATCTTCTGAATGTGAATGTTATGCCgaagaaaatttatttattactgATTTCATGAATCATTAGAAAGATGACACAATCGATATATTTGAGAGTTTTTGACAAAGAAAATTTATTCTATCATCGATTGTGTATGATTATAAAATATCATACGTGTTATCTACCATCAATAGAATTTTAGAATTTCTCCAATAAATACTAGCGAGAGACCACATACAGTTTTATTCAACCGAGGACATTCGGGAATATATGAGTTTCATGCCGGATGAGATGTCAAGTTCTCATTAGGCAGGAGTTTAGGAGTGATTAGTGGAAAGTAGGGAGAATAATGGGGTTGGCCAAATTAGGCTTTTGACTGACAAGTGTACCGGAGTGACTGGAACGGCGGATCAACATTAAACTATTGACATAGCCACTTAGGCAGCACACAGGATAAACTCGTTTGAACAAGTTGGGGCTCGGTGCTCTTTTGTTCATGAATACCAGGAATATAAGCTGCTTTTAAGGTTTTTTATTTGACCAGAGAGATATTTTGGTTAGGTAAGTGATTGTGAACAATCTACGGCACCAAGTTTCAAATCCAAATTCACTTATAAGTAATGGAAAAGAACGTTCTTTGTTATCTGAAAAACGCTTTTACTGATATTTTCATAAGCACTTTTGGATTATTAGAAGGTTCTCTAGTTGGTTGATGAGATATTTAGATATGTAGGTAAGTGATTATATACGAACACaagtaacatttttttttatatttattttaaatttaaagcaATTATAAATTGTTAAGAAAGAACGGTCTTGATCATCGAATTAATTAGAGATATATTCAAGTAGGTAAGCGAGTATGTACaattttcaataagattttcGATACAAAACACTTGTAAATTTAAGAAAGAAACGTTCTTAATAATTAGAAAACGCATTTCTCAATGATTTATTCATCGTTTATAAGAAGACATCTAATAATGATCAATAACCTAGGATTATAGTTGGGGGGCCCAAGGCATTTCTTTTCTTAGGAAAGGGATTCTCTTCAGATCCCTTCTTCCTAATTCAGCAAATCAGAGGATCCgtgttgttgaaatttgatcaaacggctaaagttattataacttttaaaatgggtCTCTGTtcgtagccgttgaatcaaatttcaatggtatAAATTCCTTAATTTGATGATTAGGAGGAAGAAATCCGGAGATGCCTCCTTCTCTTTTCTTAATACTTATGAGATTTATTCATCacttttctctttctatatatatatatatatatatatatatatatttttttttttttttttttttttttgtggtaaaCTGGAATTTATAGCCAGGACAAAGATGCCAAAGATTACAATGAAAGCCCACAACAAGGCAAacaagcaaaaaacaaagctgGAAGTGCAAGGGGAAGAAAGCCGACACTACCAAGAAGCAACTAGCGCCACCCCTTGCACAACCAAAGAAAATTAATATGAGTAAGGCAGTTCATCTTTATTAAGTACATGAACAAGTGAAGATGGAGGTCTGTCAACCCAAGTAAAGTCACACATCTCCACACAACTGTGCGACGTCAACCAGTCCGCCACCATATTGGCTGATCTTGGAGCCCAAGACCAACGACATTCATGGAAGGAATTGCCGACTTTCTTACACCTTGTTAAGATTGGAAACGCCTCCCACCTGCCATTTGTTATGCTACCCTATAAACATGAAATAAAATTCGAGGAATCAGATTCAACAACCACATAACTACGACCCAAAGAATGTCCCAACTCACAGCCTCGCAGAATGGCTAAAGCCTCAGCAACCGGAACACTAGGGGCCTGGAAAACGAGATCGCCGAGCAGCAATAAAAGAACCCACCGAGTCCCTCACCAtctctttcaattttcaataaGTTACTTGAAGACTAACAGAAAGTAGAAATTGATGCGCTTTTTCTGTAGGATGAATATCAGCACCACTCTCAAAAGCTCATCATGTTCAGAGGATGAGATAAACCCAAAGTCTTGTCACTTGTTCttttaatacatatatacaaagTGAGCACCCTAAAATgatgaaacattcaaaataccaTAAATTGTCCTTTAAGAATTTCATAAATTACAATTGAACAAAAAGAAGCTAAAGTATTtaaccatatttttattttgaatgcatttaatatttaaaattatagaaagaaaaaaaaaaaaaaaaaaaaaaaaaacctcccacGTTAGTGGGTGGTTTCATGTCTttaattcatttctttttttttaaatattttttaaaaaaatatgtaaattaattatttaaataaaaaatatataaaaaggcCAATTGCCACACGCGTGTGGCTAAAGGCTAGtataaaataaaagatgaaCTGTCAATTTAGATTTGAATCATCACCTAAgtaaaaattaagtttttaaactatttttttgataaaataattCCGCGAGTttactaaaattactaatttcTTTTCTACAATTATATTCAAAACTACTCTAACCAATTTTCTGTCAACctaaggcctggtttggtactgaggtgattctgaaaaaaaactggtataaaaaaagctggcagctgtttttatgttttgtaaacattcagcttcaactttttttcacagttttgggttaaaaaaagccaaaaacaagaagctgcaaaacccagctttgagaAACCGGCTTTCtttcacatctattttacataaaagtttaccaaacactataatattgcttttgtttttttttttttttttcaaaagcacttttacaaaaaagtttaccaaacactttgctgctttatttcacagctgcttattctcacagtacagcagaagtagtttttttttcaaagcacagcaataccaaaccaatccTAAATCACATGACTTGCACATGACACATTTTAGAGGATAACCTTGTCATTTTCTCGCTTATAAGTCTTTAACGTTGTATATTCTTTGTGAATCTCATTTTTAATTCACCCTCTAAAGTTAACTCTagacaatctttttttttttttttttagtaagtCCTTAAACTCAAAGTTTGTCACATGCAAGTCACTTGACTtaaattaacgaaaaattaaatataatagcTTCAAATCTAATATTAGGAATATAATTGGCAGATTTAATTAGTtgaatgattgatttttttgaaaaaaaatagtttaaggaCCTAATTTTCCCTTGCTAATAATCAAAGACTAAATCATTACTCtaaaatgaatgaatgaatgaatgaataaggAAAGGAAAAGAGTGAGTAAAGTCATTGCTGATTGTAAATGCTACTCTTTGCTTGCAGAGATCGAGAACGActtagtttttttatattttataattaggtgtaaaatttaatttacattttGGATTGAGTTTGTAAGTGTAATTTAGGTAGTAAACTTAAGTTTAAAGAGATACTTATAGTTTTATTAACTGTATATTTTTGTAATTAGAGGAGATAACCAGGTAGGATAGTGAAATTACAGCTCATAGGTTTTGTAGCACAAAAAGAATTCAAGTTTTTTGGCTCCTTCAAATGcaagaaaattttcttttattaacaaatcatcatttgatacatgagtcataattttttttaatattttatagtaCTAAATGTTAATTGTAAAGAGTCGGCGGTTTTGGAAGGACAAAATTTACGTTCCCTCTTTGAGTGCACATCTTTATCCATCCAACTGTGATTTGTGTATCTTCATTGGGCAAACTGCCGTAATAAAGTTTATTATATCTCTAGCAAAAACTCAATCAAGTTAGAGATCGTTTAGTTATTCATACATTAACAAATTAACGTTCAACCTGAAAAGTTACTTGTATTGTCTTGCATCAACAAATTGACAATCAAGTTACATATTTATACCCTAATGATTAGATGAACACcaatttgattaattattcGCAAAACGATTCCGTCGTATGCTGAACACAAGTATTGTCGTGTTAAAGATGAAATGCAACCTAAAGTTtacataaaaaaaccaaaagggggtttgaactttgaagggGATCCCTTCTCCATTCAGTGACCATGCTTGTGCTTGAAGAAATTCTAGCAATCACTAACACCCTGTCATTATTCTGTTGGACCTGCTTTTAGATTTGGATGGTACAAAATTGAGCATATTTTGAAGCTTTGAGAAGTTAGCG of the Pyrus communis chromosome 1, drPyrComm1.1, whole genome shotgun sequence genome contains:
- the LOC137740125 gene encoding uncharacterized protein yields the protein MEAQAKEGDSLEKRPGIFFLGSPGVGKRSLISRLLGLDFDDASDSSSSSSQLVVNGWNISTKYYTADVSVWMAHLHDEFSIETLPMYDQLAALILVFDTTELASLSALQKWVSRTDLQKFDILVCVGNKVDLVPGHPVHAVYRRQLQKLGDPFADDGPAFTVYGISEAEGSSLLGDDEPPWEARHTCLEWCTEHNIEFVEACASNADFDKCLSVDGDSQGIERLFGALSAHMWPGMILKSGDKIAEPSLPERGEDLSDEESDYEFEYEVLSAGSADPFDDTEEWVSANGFAGPSDMRGLAAQSNLVLKCKEENGTSCGKQESHASTSTAALDDGINKGGVSNAEKPDQDTELDQAQEPDEGSNVEFEDLEQLMSEIGNMRDSLRLMPDFQRRDMAAKLAMKMATMFGGGSDDEVESIGE